In Chloroflexota bacterium, the genomic window CTGACCATCCGGCTGGCCGGCGACGATCTCGGGGCGCTCCAGCAGCTCGCCCAGCGGGTCCAGTCGGTGGTCGCGGCCACGCCGGGCGCGGTGGACGTGCAGAACAACGCCCAGGATCAGTTGCCGGAGCTGCGGGCCGTGGTGGACCGGCGGCGGCTCGACGATCTGCACCTGAGCGCATCGGCGGTGGCGACGGCCGTGCGGACGGTCATCGGCGGCACGGTGGCGACGCAGATGCACCCACCGACCGGCGACGAGGTGGACGTGCGGGTCATCGCGCCGGCCGCGCAGCGCACCGGCGACAGCATCGCCTCGATCCCGCTGTTCGGGGAAGGCGGCACGCTGGTCCGTCTGGGGCAGGTCGCCAACGTGATCGAGGACAGCGGTCCCGCCCGGATCCAGCGGACCAACCGCCAGCGGGTCATCGAGGTCTCGGCCAACGTCGCCGGACGCTCGTTGGGCGACGTCACGCGGGACGTGCGCGCCGAGCTTGCCGGCATGCCGCTGCCGCAGGGGTACCAGCTCAGCTACGCCGGACAGGTGCAGCAGCAGGAGACGGCCTTCACGACGATCCTCCAGGCGCTGACACTCTCGGTGATCCTGGTCTACATGCTGATGGTGGCGCTCTACGAGTCGCTGCTGACGCCGCTCGCGATCATGTTCAGCCTGCCCGTGGCGCTGGTGGGGGCGTTCCTGGGGCTGTACCTGACGGGCAACACCTTCAACATCTTCTCGCTGATCGGCACGATCATGCTGATGGGGCTGGTCGGCAAGAACGCGATCCTGCTGGTGGACTTCACGGACTTGCTGCGCCGCGAAGGCATGCCGCGCAACGAAGCGATCCTCCAGGCAGGGTACACTCGCCTCCGCCCGATCGTCATGACCTCGGCGACGGTGCTCTTCGCGATGCTGCCGCTGGCGCTCAAGCTGCAGGATGGCGGTGAGTCGCGCGCGCCGCTGGCCGTCGTCATCATGGGCGGCGTCCTCAGCTCGACGCTGCTGACGCTGGTGCTGGTGCCAGCGGTCTACACCATCCTTGACGACGCGAAGACGGCGCTGGAAGCGCTGTTCGGACGACTGGGGCTGCCGGTCCTACGGTTCCGCTGGCCGTGGTCGAGCACACCCGTCCGGCAGCCGTCCCCGGCGACGGTGCAGGCCCGGGAGCCGCTCCCTGTGCGCGTCGAGCGTGACGCCGCGCCGCGCCGGCCGATCAGGATCGTGCCCGAGCGCAGCCAGTCAACGCTGGCATAGACGCCCGCCCGGCCGGCACGGATGGCTGTACCGGCGTGGTACGCTCAGCGTGCCATGACGACGCAGCAGGCCCTGTTCGCACACCGAGAAGAGATCCTCCGCATCGCCGTCTGCCACGGCGCGACGAATGTGTGGGTATTCGGGTCGGTCGCGCGGGGCACGGCCAGCCCCGACAGCGATCTGGATCTGCTGATCGATGTCGGCCAGAACCCGTCGCCATGGTTTCCGGCCGGCCTGATGCTCGACCTTGAGGATCTCCTGGGGTGCAGCGTCGATGTCGCGACAGCCGATGCGCTCCACCCGCGCATCCGAGACCGTGTGTTACACGAGGCGCTGCCGCTGTGAAGGACGTGGGACTCTATCTCGAGCATATTCTCGACGCTGAGCGCACGAACGAGGAGGGGACATCGTGATCTACGAGCTGCGCATCTACACGGTCAAGCCCGGCACCCAGCCGGCCTTCGTCAAGCTGAACAGCGAGGTCGCGTACAAGCTGCGCGGCGACAACCACGGAACTCTGGTCGGTTGCTGGACGACCGAGATCGGGCCGCTGAACCAGTTCTTCCACCTGTGGAGCTACCCCAGCCTTGCCGAGCGCGAGACGCTGCGCGCTGGCCTCGCCACGCTGCCCGGCTGGAACGAGCAGTACGTCTCCCAGGTCCGCGACATGATGGTGTCTCAGGAGAACGTGCTGCTCAACCTCGACGGCGATGTCGGTCTGCACCCGCCGACCGGCAAGGGCCACGTCTACGAGCTGCGGCGCTACCGCGGCACCGGCGCGGGCATCCCCGCCTGGACGAAGCTCTTCAAGGGCGTCCTGCCGGCCCGCGAGAAGTACTCCAAGATCGTCGGGCTCTGGACCGCAGAGATCGGCAAGCTGAACGTCGCGGCGCACCTGTGGGCCTACGACGACCTGAACCACCGGGCGCAGGTGCGCGCCGCCGCGCTGGCCGATCCGGAGTGGCAGGCCTTCGTGCCGAAGGGTACCCAGTGCCTCGCGGAGATGGAGACGACTATCCTGATCCCCACGCCGATCTCGCCGATGCAGTAGCGGAACGCATCAGCGGGGCGCGTCCCCGCCCATCGGTGTGGACGGCAGGCCGAAGTCGTCCGCCGCAAGCTCCGCCTGCATCGCCAGCAGGGTCTCGGCCTCCTCAGCCGAGACCCGCTCCAGTACCAGCCCGGCGTGTACCAGCACGTATTCGCCAACCGTCAGATCGGGGAACGCCGCGCTGCTGGCCCAGAGCGGACCACTCTCCCAATCCACCAGCACGCGGCCGGCTTCGATCTGCAGCACCCGACGCGGCACGGCCAGGCACATCAGCGGCCCCCAGCGGTGGCCGGCTGGCCCAGGGGCGTCAGGTCGAAGCCGAGCAGCATCAGGTCGTCCTCGTCGGCGACCTCCTCGACGTGCCCGCAATTCGAGCAGACCCACATGTGGCCGGCCAGATCGTCGGCACGGATGACCTGCTCCAACCCGCACCGGCAATCGATCGTGTGATTGGTGCGCTCGACCAGCAGCGGCACGTCCCGCAACGGCGTGCTCTCGGTCAGCATCTCGAACGCCTGATACAGTGCATCCTCCGAGAACGCGCTGCCGAGCCGCACGCGCACCCGATCCGCACGATACGGGGCGTGTGGCGCGGCAGCCTCCAGCAGGGCATCGACGAGCGCGCTGACAGCCGCGACCTCGTGCATGATTCAGACTCCCGGACAGTGAGCGTCGTAGCGTGGGGGCTTGTCCCCCACGTGATCCAGCGTGCGCAACGGATCGTGCAGCGCGGGGCTTGTCTCCCGCCCCTGCGGCAGTGTGTCAGGTGGGGGACAGGCCCCCGCCCTACGGACGGGCAGTACGCGGGTTCGCAAGACGCGGTGGACGATCCAGGGGACTGGATCGAAGGATCGAGCGGACGCGGTCAAGGGCGACGGGTAGCGCTGCATCGACCGGCGGCGACAGCCCGACAGCGTACGAGAAGTCGGACCCGCCCACCGAGAGCATGGTCGCCGGCGGCCGGTGGCCGTAGAGCGTCTCGGCCAGGAAGAGGATCGCCTCCGCGTCCACGTCGTGGCTGAACGCGACGACCTCCTGGCCGCTGCCGCCCTCCAGCGCTTGCTCGATCAGCACCCCTGGCTGTCCGCCCTCGTGGATGTCCAGGAAGACGACCAGCGATGCCTGCGCCACGTCCTCGGCAAGCTCCGGCGTCAACTGGTGGACGGCCAGCACCCGGGCAGCGGTCTCGGAGAGCTGCCCGGCGAGCCGCGTGGCCGCCTGCCAGCCGAAACCATCGTCTGCCCGGAGCGGGTTGCCGTACCCCACGACGAGCGGCCGCCTGCCGAGAGCCGTAGACACGGTCATCAGCCACGCTTCCCGTCAGAGTCGCGTACCAGCTCGTCCAGGACCGTCCCATCCGGGGCCTTGAGCTGAATCCGCAGCGGCATCTTGCCGATGGCGTGTGTGGAGCAGCTCAGGCACGGATCGTAGGCGCGGATGACGGCCTCGACACGGTTGAGCATACCCTCCTGCAGCTTTTCTCCGTCTACGTAGTGCTGGGCCACCTGGAACACCGAGCGGTTCATCGCCAGGTTGTTGTTGCCCGTGGCGATGATCAGGTTGGCGAACTCCATCAGGCCGTTCTTGTCCACCTTGTAGTGGTGGAGCAGGGTGCCGCGCGGCGCTTCCGCGACGCCGACGCCCGTCAGGTTGTTGGGGGCGGCGTGGGCGCGGACGCGGTCGCTGAGGATGTCCGGCTCGTTCAGCAGCTGATCGATCTTCTCCAGCGCGTAGAGGATCTCGATCAGGCGAGCGTAGTGGTAGTGGAACGAGCTGAGGACCGGCCCGGACGCCTCCAACTGCTTGAACGCGGCAAATTCCTGGGCAGCCTTCGGGGTGCTGACACTGGTCGCCACGTTGAGCCGCGCCAGCGGGCCGACGCGGTACATGCCGTCCGGGTAGCCAATCGGCAGGTAGTAGGCCGACTTCAGGTAGCTCCACGGCTCGACGGACTCGCCGATATACTCGGCGTAGCGGGCCGGCGGGATCCCCTCTTCGAGGACCGTGCCCTTGTCGTCTACAACCTTGAGCTTGCCCTCGTAGTGCTCCAGGCCGCCATCGTCGTTCACCAGCCCCATGAACAGGGACGGGAACCGCCCGAACGTCTGGACCTCCTCACGGAACTGATCGAAAACGGTCCGGAACTGCTCCAGCGCCTTCTCGACGATGCCGGTGACCTCCGGCAGCGCCGCCAGCATCTCGGCGCGCTTCTCGGGGGCCAGCGGCTCGCTGACGCCGCCAGGGACCACCCAGGCGGGGTGAATGCGCTTGTTCCCGAGCAGCTCGATGACGTGCTGGCCGAACTGGCGCAGCCGGATGCCATCGCGCGCCACCTCGGGATGCTCGCGCATCAGGCCGAAGACGTTCCGGGTGACAGGATCGCTCTCCAGCCCCAACAGCAAGTCGGGCGCGGAAAGGTAGAAGAACGAGAGCGCGTGCGACTGGATCAGCTGGGCCAGGTTGATGATCCGGCGCAGGCTCGCCGCCGTGTGCGGGATCTGCACGGCCAGGATGGCGTCGCACGCCTTGGCCGAGGCGACAAGGTGGCTGACGGGGCAGATGCCGCAGATGCGCGCCATGAGGCTGGGCATCTCGTGGAACGGCCGGCCCTCGCACAGCTTCTCGAAGCCCCGAAACTGGGTGATATGAAACTTCGCATCCTGGACCGCGCCGGCGTCATCCAGCTGGATGGTGATCCGGGCGTGCCCTTCGATGCGGGTGACCGGGTCGATGGTGATTTGTCGGGCCATCGTCGCTTCGCTCCAGTAGGCAGAGGGCAGTAGGCAGTGGAGAAGCGATCGCAGCGGGCCGACCGGAACGCCGTACGCCGACGCCGCTCCTGGCTGCCTACTGCCTATTGACCACTGCCTACTCGTTCAGCGTCCGAAACGCGTGTGCTCCGTGAGATTCGGCTTGCGGCCAGCCAGCAGGTCGGTCAGCAGGCCGTAGATCACGTCGGCGGGGGGCGGGCACCCCTGAAGGAACACGTCGACCGGGACGTACTCGTGGATCGGGCGGGCCTGCGGCAGCAGCTTCGGCACGACCTGATCGGGCACGCCGGCCCGCCGGGTGGCCGTCTCGAAGTAGCCGCGCTGGTACACGTCCTTCACGCTGAAGGAGTTCCGCATCGAAGGCACATTCGCCGTCACCGCGCAATCCCCGAAGGCAATGAGGATGCTGGTGTGCTTGCGGATGCGCTTGATCTTCTCCAGATCCTCCTCGCTGCTGACGGCGCCCTCGACCAGGGCCACGTCAACATGGTCGGGGAACTGCTTCGGATCGACCAGCGGCGAGTAGACCATGTCGATGTGCTGAGCCAGCTCGATGAGCCGCTCGTCGATGTCGAGGAACGACATGTGGCAGCCGGAGCAGCCGTCGAGCCAGACCGTCGCCGCCTTGACCTTCGGCTTCGGCTCCCCCCGCTCCGCGTCGGAGCGGGCGGTTGGGGGGGTGAGGTCAGTACTCATCGCTGCCGTCCTCGCATCGTCAGGAGCATGGGCAGCAGCTCGCGGTGCTTGACCATCTCCGTCACGGCCTTGCCCTGCTCGAAGAGGGCGCCTGTCGGGCAGACGCTCACGCACTTGCCACAGCTCGTGCAGCTGGTTGACTCGCCCCACGGCTGCGCGAGATCGGTGATGACTCGCGCGTTGGTGCCGCGCCCCATGATGTCCCAGGTGTGCGCGCCCTCGACCTCGTCGCAGACGCGGACGCAGCGCGTGCAGAGGACGCAGCGATTGTGGTCGAGCACGAAGCGCTCGTGCGAGGCGTCCACAGACCGCTTGCCGTAGAGGTAGGGGAAGCGGATATGGTCGATCTCCAGCCGCTGGGCCAGCCACTGCAAATCGCAGTGCCCGTTGGTCACGCAGACCGAGCAGATGTGGTTCCCCTCGGCAAAGAGCAGCTCGACGATCATCTTGCGGTACTCGGCCAGACGGTCCGAGTGCGCGGTCACCTGCATGCCCTCTTCGACACGGGTCACGCAGGCCGGTTGGAGCTTGGTGCTGCCGGCCACCTCGACGAGGCAGAGCCGGCAGGCGCCGATGTTGGACAGGCCGGTCATCTGGCAGAGCGTGGGGATCCAGATGCCGTTTTCGCGGGCCACGTCGAGGATCGTCTCGTCCTCGCGCGCCCCGACGTCCTTGCCGTCGATGGTGAGGGTCCGGATCCGAGCTGGAGGCACGGTCATGATCGCCCCTCCTCGGCGGCAGCGCCGACTTCTTCAGGCTGGTTGCTCTCGAGCGCCGCCAGGTACTCCTGCTTGAAGTAGCGGAGCGTGCTGAGAATCGGGTTCGGCGCGGACTGGCCCAGGCCGCACAGGCTGGCATGCCTGGTCAGATCGCAGAGCTGTTCGAGCAGCGCGAGGTCGCGCTCTGTCGCCCGCTTCTCGCAGAACCGCGTCAGGATGCCGTGCATCTCCGCCGTGCCAACGCGGCAGGGGATGCACTTCCCGCACGATTCAGTCATCGAGAATTCCATGAAGTAGCGGGCCACCTCGACCATGCTGGACGTGTTGTCCATCACGATCATGCCGCCCGATCCCATGATCGACCCGAGCCGGGTGAGCGACTCATAGTCCACAGAGCTGTCCAGCAGCTCGTCGGGGATGCAGCCGCCGGACGGTCCGCCGGTCTGCACGGCCTTGAACGACCGGCCTTCCGGGACGCCGCCGCCGATGTCGAAGACGATCTCCCGCAGGGAGATCCCCATCGGCACTTCGATCAGGCCGGTGTTCTTGACCTGACCGGTCAGCGCGAAGACCTTGGTGCCCTTGCTCTTCTCGGTGCCGATGCCGGCGAACCACGCACCGCCGTTCTTGATAATCGGGGCGATGTTGGCCAGCGTCTCGACGTTGTTGATGAGCGTCGGGCGGCCCCACAAACCGACCTCGGCCGGGTACGGCGGTCGGGGGCGTGGGGAGCCGCGCTCGCCCTCGATGGACGCGATCAGCGCGGTCTCTTCGCCGCACACGAACGCGCCAGCGCCCAGGCGGATCTCGACGTGGAACGTGAACGGCGTCCCCAGGATGGCGTCGCCAAGCAGGTTGCGCTGGCGGGCCTGGCGGATCGCCGTGGTCAGCCGCTTGATGGCCAACGGGTACTCGGCGCGGACGTACAGGAACCCCTCGTGGGCGCCCACAGCGTAGGCGGCGATCGCCATACCTTCCAGGACGCGATGGGGGTCGCTCTCCAGCACCGAGCGATCCATGAACGCGCCAGGATCCCCCTCGTCGCCGTTGCAGATCACGAACTTGCGGTCGCTGAGGGCCTTGGCGACGGTCCGCCACTTGAGGCCGGTCGGAAAGCCGGCCCCGCCCCGGCCGCGCAGGCCGCTGGTGGTCAGCTCGTCGACGACATCGGCCGGGGACATCTCGTAGAGCGCTTTCGCCAGGGCCTGGTAGCCGCCCACGGCGATATACTCGGTGATCTGCTCGGGGTCGATCTCGCCGGCGTGCTCCAGCACGATTCGGTGCTGGCGCGTGTAGAACGGATCGTCGGTCGGGGCCTGAATGTGCGAGACCGGCTCTGACGCAAGGCTGTCGAGCAGGGCCGGGGCATCGTCCGCGGTCACGTGCTGGTAGAGCACGCCCTGCGGCTCGACGCTGACCATCGGGCCGTTGGTGCACAGGCCGCGACAGCCGACGCCTCGAATCAGGCACTGGCCGCTGATGCCGCGCTCGCGCACCTCGGCGGTCAGGCGGGTCTTGATCGCCTCGCTGCCGGACGCGTGGCAGGCCGTCGCCGTGCAGACGTTGATCTGGTGGGCGAGTCGGTCGAGCCGCTGGCGCTCAGCAACGGCAAGCTCAGAAAGCTCCTCCGGTGTCATCGTGCTGCAACCTCCTTCGCGGCCCCAACGAGCTGGTGTAGCCGTTCGAGCAGCTCGGCCGGCTGCAGGCGGCCAGCCACGTCGCCGTCGAGGACAGCGGCCGGCGCAAGGCCGCAGGTTCCGAGACAGCGGGCCGTCAGCAAGGAGAGCGAGCCATCCGGCGTCGTCTCGCCGTTCGCGATTCCGAACTCAGCTTCAATTGCGCGCAACAGAGCCGGACTCTCCTTGATATAGCACGCGGTCCCCGTGCAGACCACACAGGTATGGTCGCCCTGCGGCTTCAGACTGAAATAGTGATAGAACGTCGCGACGCCAAAGACGCGCGACAGCGGCACACCCAGGCTCGCGGCAACGTACTGCAAGCCCGGCTCGTCCAGACAGCCGAATGACTCCTGAACGGAATGAAGCGCCTCGATGAGCGCCGCGGGCCGATACCCATGGCGCCGCATCGTGGCATCGACGACCCGCCATCGCTTGTCGTCCGTGGGGGCGGCGATTGCGTTCGTCCCAGCCTTCGTACCCACTGAGGGCATCACGCTCCTCCGGGGATGGGATGACCTGTCAGGCGGCTGCACGCCGCTCACGGGCTAGTCGGTGCCGACATCCGCCAGGTGATAGCCTGCCGGTACCGGGTCGCCGGGCGCGTGTGCAGCCGTCAACTTCGTGTAGAAATCGCTCTGCCGTTGCAGATTGTACATCGCGATTTTGCCCAGCTCCAGCAGGTCTTCGTCCAGAAGATCGTCAGGGGCAACGCCGCGCTGGTCCGCCTCGACGGCCATGCCCAGGTGGAGTTGCTCGACGCTGAACGGCGCAACCGCGAAGTCGATCCCCATGCGCTCCGCCGTCTCGACGACGTCCGCGCAGGCCAGATCGTTGTAGCGCGAGGGCGCGCAGACCGCGTCGAAGTCGGCTCCCATGCACTCGGGAAGCGAGGCAATCAGGTCGGCCAGGTCGTTCTGGTTGGCGGTCGTCTTCTGGGCCATGGGGAGCCTCCTTTCGGGGCATCAGGGGGTGGTCGTCGTGTCAGTCGAACGCCGGGGCTCAGCAGGCAAACGGCGAGCCACTCGATCCGTCTCCCCTCTCCCGCGTGCGGGAGAGGGGCGGGGTGAGGGACCTTCCGCTAGTCCTGTTCGAGCAGCTGGATGTAGACCTTGCGGCGTGCCTTGACCGCCTGCTGCGCGTGGTCGAGCAGCTCGGCCGCGTGCTCCGGATCGGACTGGGCCAGCTGGCGGTAGCGACCCTCGCTGTAGAGGTAGTCCGAGAGCGGGCGCGTCGGCTCCTTCGAGTCGAGGCGCAGCGGGTGCTTCCCTTCGACGTGCAGGCGCGGGTCGTAGCGGTAGAGCGGCCAGTGGCCAGACTCGACGGCCAGCTTCTGGTGCTCCATGCCCTTGGCCATGTCGATGCCGTGGGCGATGCAGTGCGAGTAGGCGATGATCAGCGACGGTCCATCGTAGGCCTCGGCTTCGCGGATGGCGTTGAGCGTCTGAACGTCGCTTGCGCCCATCGCGATCTGCGCCACGTAGACGTTGCCGTAGGTCATGGCGATGAGACCGAGATCCTTCTTCGGGGTCGGCTTGCCGCCGGCCGCGAAGCGGGCCACTGCGCCGAGCGGGGTCGCCTTCGAGGCCTGACCGCCCGTATTCGAGTACACCTCCGTATCGAGTACCAGGATATTGACGTTGCGGCCGCTGGCCAGGACGTGATCCAGGCCACCGTAGCCGATGTCGTAGGCCCAGCCGTCGCCGCCGACGATCCACACGCTCTTGCGGACCAGCACGTCCGCCAGGCTGCCGAGGTCACGCGCGTACGGATTGTCGAGCAGGGCAAGCTGGCGCTTGAGCTTCTGCACGAGCCGCCGCTGCTCCTCGATGCCAGCCTCGTCGGTCTGGTCCGTCGCGAGCAGGCTGTCCACCAGCTCGTGTCCGACCTCGTCCCGCATGCGGGTGAGCAGCTCACGCGCAAACTGCTGCTGCTTGTCGAGCGTCAGCCGCATGCCCAGGCCGAACTCGGCGTTGTCCTCGAAGAGGGAGTTGCTCCAGGCCGGGCCGCGCCCGTCGCGGTTCACCGACCACGGCGTCGTCGGGAGGTTGCCGCCGTAGATACTCGAGCAGCCGGTGGCGTTGGCGATCATGGCGCGGTCGCCGAAGAGCTGGCTGACCAGCTTGAGGTACGGGGTCTCGCCGCAGCCGGCGCAGGCGCCCGAGAACTCGAACAGCGGCTCCAACAGCTGGACGTTCTTGACGTTCGACCAGGACAGGCCGTTCGCCTTCGGCAGGTCAGGCAGCGACTCGAAGAAGGCCCAGTTCCCCTGCTCGTCCACGCGGATCGGCTCGACAGCCGCCATGTTGATGGCTCGGTTCGAGGGGTTGCCCTTCTCCGCGGCCGGGCAGACCTCGACGCACAGGGTGCAGCCGGTGCAGTCGTCCGGGCTGACCTGCAGCGTGTACTGGTGGTTCGGCAGCTCGCGCCAGCGGGCCGAGGTGCTCTTGAAGCTGGCCGGTGCACCATCGAGCGCGGACGGCTGATAGACCTTGGAGCGGATCACGGCGTGCGGGCAGACCATCACGCACTTGCCGCACTGGATGCACAGGTCCGGCTGCCAGACCGGCACCTCGGTGGCGATGGCCCGCTTCTCCCAGCGCGTGGTGGCGCTCGGGTAGGTGCCATCGGCGGGCAGCGCGCTGACGGGGAGATGGTCGCCATCGCCGGCGATCATCCGCGCCGTGACGTTCCGCACGAACTCGGGGGCATCGGCCGGGACCGGCGCGACCTGCTCGACGGTGCTGGTCACCGCCGCCGGGACCGTCACCTCGTAGAGGTGAGCCAGGGCGCTGTCCACCGCCGCGAAGTTCTTGTCGACGACGGCCTGTCCACGCTTGCCGTAATTCTTCTTGATCGCCTTCTTGATCTGGGCGATGGCCTCGGCCTGCGGGAGCACGCCGCTGATCGCGAAGAAGCAGGTCTGCATGACGGTGTTCACACGGTTCGCCATGCCGGCCGCCCGCGCGACCTCGCCGCCGTCGATCACGTAGAACCGCAGCTTCCTGGCGATGATCGTCTCCTGGATCGGGCGCGGGAGCTGATCCCAGACCTCCTCCGGGCCGTACGGGCTGTTCAGCAGGAACGTTGCGCCCTCGTCAGCTTCCTTGAGCACGTCGTACCGTTCGAGGAAGTTGAACTGGTGGACGGCCACGAAGCTGGCCCGGCGGATCAGGTACGGCGCGTTGATCGGGTGCGGCCCGAAGCGCAGGTGCGAGGTCGTACGCGCGCCAGCCTTCTTCGAGTCGTAGACGAAGTAGCCCTGCGCGAAATTGTCGGTCTCCTCACCGATGATCTTGATGGAGCTCTTGTTCGCGCCGACGGTGCCGTCCGACCCGAGGCCCCAGAAGATCGCCTGGACGACTTCCTTGCCCTCGATCTCGAAATCCTCTTCGAAGGGCAGGCTGGTGTGCGTCACGTCGTCGTCGATGCCGATGGTGAAGTGGTTCTTCGGCTGCTGGCGGGCCAGATCCTCGAAGACGCCCTTGACCATGCCCGGCGTGAACTCCTTCGAGGAGAGGCCGTAGCGACCGCCGACGATCTTCGGCAGGCGGGCGAAGGGCGGGTTGTCGCCAGACATCGCCTCGGAGACGGCGGTCACGACATCCTGGTAGAGCGGCTCGCCGGCCGATCCTGGCTCCTTGGTGCGGTCGAGGACGGAGATCCGCCGCACGGTCTGCGGGATGACCCGAATCAGCGCCTCGGCGTCGAACGGGCGGTATAGCCGCACGATGACCACGCCAACCTTCTCACCCTGAGCCATCAAGACCTTGGCCGTCTCGACGGCCGTCTCCGCACCCGAACCCATCATCACGATGATACGCTCGGCGTCCGGCACCCCGACGTAGTCGAAGAGGCGATAGCTGCGGCGGGTGCGGGCGGCCAACTGGTACATCAGCCGCTGCACGATGCCCGGCGTCGCCAGGTAGTACGGGTTGACCGTCTCACGCGCCTGGAAATAGACGTCTGGGTTCTGCGCCGTCCCTCGGATGAACGGGCGATCCGGCGACAGCGCCCGCGCGCGGTGCGCAGCGATCAGCTCAGGGTCGAGCAGGGCGCGGATGTCGTCGTCGGTGAGCGGCTCGACCTTCTGGACCTCGTGCGAGGTGCGGAAGCCGTCGAAGACGTGGATGAACGGCACGCGCGCTTCCAGCGCCGCCGCCTGCGAGATCAGGGCGAAGTCGGCGGCCTCCTGCACGGAGGACGCGAACAGTTGCGCCCAGCCCGTCGAGCGGGCAGCCATCACATCCGAGTGGTCTCCGAAGATCGAGAGGCCCTGCGCCGCCAGCGACCGCGCCGCCACGTGGAAGACGGTGCTGGTCAGCTCGCCGGCGATCTTGAACATATTCGGGATCATCAGCAGGAGACCCTGGCTTGCCGTGAAGGTCGTTGCCAGGGCCCCGGTCTGCAGCGCCCCGTGGATGGACCCGGCGGCGCCGCCTTCCGACTGCATCTCCTGTACGAGCGGGATGGTGCCCCAGATGTTGGTGCGGCCCTCCGCTGCCCACTGGTCCGCCGATTCGCCCATCGCCGAGGATGGCGTGATCGGATAGATCGCCACGACTTCGTTCGCTCGGTACGCCACTGAGGCCGCCGCCTCGTTGCCATCAATGGCGACCATGCGTCGCGCCTGCGACGAGCGACCTAGGGGGGCGGGTGCTGCCTGCTCGCTGTGTGTGATCGTGCCCACGGTGTGCGCTCTCCAGTCCAGGCCCGGCACGAGTTCCTCGTGCCGTCTTTACCCTGATTGTCGTAGCGAAGGGCACGTCGGTCGGAGGGGCAAACGGCCCGACTCTTTCAGGACAAAACGGGAAGCGTCTGGTGAACTGCCGGCAATCCCCGACTCGATAAGGAGAGCACACCCGGCGACGGCATGCAGGCCTCTCGCTTGCTGCCAGAAATGCGTCGGCGGGCCTGCTCCAGGGCTGGCTCACCCGACGGCGGGACGCTTGTCCCCTGGGCGGCGGGACAACCATCCCATCCAGCCCCCTGATGGGCGAGGTACGATGCTAGTGCCAGGAGGAATGGCCCACCTGGCCGACAGTCCCAGAAGGAGGGACCATAGATGGAGAACAGGCGAGCGATTCACCTGCTCTACATGGTGATTCAGGTTGACAGCGTCGGCCGCCACCTCGGCGTGTAGGAACGGAGCGGTCAACCGGGCACAGAGCAGCCACACAAGCGTATGACGCCTCTACAGTGGCAGCCGCCCAGCTCTCGATGAGTG contains:
- the hoxE gene encoding bidirectional hydrogenase complex protein HoxE: MPSVGTKAGTNAIAAPTDDKRWRVVDATMRRHGYRPAALIEALHSVQESFGCLDEPGLQYVAASLGVPLSRVFGVATFYHYFSLKPQGDHTCVVCTGTACYIKESPALLRAIEAEFGIANGETTPDGSLSLLTARCLGTCGLAPAAVLDGDVAGRLQPAELLERLHQLVGAAKEVAAR
- the nifJ gene encoding pyruvate:ferredoxin (flavodoxin) oxidoreductase, which codes for MVAIDGNEAAASVAYRANEVVAIYPITPSSAMGESADQWAAEGRTNIWGTIPLVQEMQSEGGAAGSIHGALQTGALATTFTASQGLLLMIPNMFKIAGELTSTVFHVAARSLAAQGLSIFGDHSDVMAARSTGWAQLFASSVQEAADFALISQAAALEARVPFIHVFDGFRTSHEVQKVEPLTDDDIRALLDPELIAAHRARALSPDRPFIRGTAQNPDVYFQARETVNPYYLATPGIVQRLMYQLAARTRRSYRLFDYVGVPDAERIIVMMGSGAETAVETAKVLMAQGEKVGVVIVRLYRPFDAEALIRVIPQTVRRISVLDRTKEPGSAGEPLYQDVVTAVSEAMSGDNPPFARLPKIVGGRYGLSSKEFTPGMVKGVFEDLARQQPKNHFTIGIDDDVTHTSLPFEEDFEIEGKEVVQAIFWGLGSDGTVGANKSSIKIIGEETDNFAQGYFVYDSKKAGARTTSHLRFGPHPINAPYLIRRASFVAVHQFNFLERYDVLKEADEGATFLLNSPYGPEEVWDQLPRPIQETIIARKLRFYVIDGGEVARAAGMANRVNTVMQTCFFAISGVLPQAEAIAQIKKAIKKNYGKRGQAVVDKNFAAVDSALAHLYEVTVPAAVTSTVEQVAPVPADAPEFVRNVTARMIAGDGDHLPVSALPADGTYPSATTRWEKRAIATEVPVWQPDLCIQCGKCVMVCPHAVIRSKVYQPSALDGAPASFKSTSARWRELPNHQYTLQVSPDDCTGCTLCVEVCPAAEKGNPSNRAINMAAVEPIRVDEQGNWAFFESLPDLPKANGLSWSNVKNVQLLEPLFEFSGACAGCGETPYLKLVSQLFGDRAMIANATGCSSIYGGNLPTTPWSVNRDGRGPAWSNSLFEDNAEFGLGMRLTLDKQQQFARELLTRMRDEVGHELVDSLLATDQTDEAGIEEQRRLVQKLKRQLALLDNPYARDLGSLADVLVRKSVWIVGGDGWAYDIGYGGLDHVLASGRNVNILVLDTEVYSNTGGQASKATPLGAVARFAAGGKPTPKKDLGLIAMTYGNVYVAQIAMGASDVQTLNAIREAEAYDGPSLIIAYSHCIAHGIDMAKGMEHQKLAVESGHWPLYRYDPRLHVEGKHPLRLDSKEPTRPLSDYLYSEGRYRQLAQSDPEHAAELLDHAQQAVKARRKVYIQLLEQD